One Rhipicephalus microplus isolate Deutch F79 chromosome 4, USDA_Rmic, whole genome shotgun sequence genomic window carries:
- the p24-1 gene encoding transmembrane emp24 domain-containing protein has translation MCSMRMLIAFVAIVQTASGVELTFELPDNSKQCFHEDIEANKQTTVEFQVVTGGHYDVDMTLKGPNDETLYQGVKKQFDTVKINPKTTGTYTACFSNEFSTFSHKMVYMNFQVGEEKPLPGLGEHYTAMTKMESSSDNMHNNLNTIVDYQTHHRLREAQGRKRAEDLNARVLYWSIGETVAMLAIFIGQVFVLKGFFTERKTIMST, from the exons ATGTGCTCCATGCGAATGCTTATAGCTTTTGTGGCCATCGTGCAGACTGCGTCTGGTGTAGAGCTGACTTTCGAGCTGCCGGACAACTCTAAACAGTGCTTTCACGAGGACATCGAGGCTAACAAACAGACCACAGTGGAATTTCAG GTGGTCACGGGAGGCCACTACGATGTGGACATGACGTTGAAAGGACCGAATGACGAGACGCTGTACCAGGGTGTGAAAAAGCAGTTTGACACAGTCAAGATCAACCCCAAGACAACGGGCACGTACACAGCCTGCTTCTCCAATGAATTCTCCACCTTCTCGCACAAGATGGTGTACATGAACTTCCAGGTTGGCGAGGAGAAGCCCCTGCCTGGACTCGGCGAACACTACACGGCCATGACCAAG ATGGAGTCTTCATCCGACAATATGCATAATAACCTGAACACCATTGTGGACTACCAGACGCACCACCGGCTGCGTGAGGCACAGGGCCGCAAGCGTGCCGAAGACCTTAATGCACGAGTGCTTTACTGGTCGATTGGTGAAACTGTAGCCATGCTGGCCATTTTCATTGGACAAGTCTTTGTACTCAAGGGCTTCTTCACAGAGCGCAAAACCATCATGTCCACGTAA